In the genome of Zootoca vivipara chromosome 6, rZooViv1.1, whole genome shotgun sequence, the window tggctggtgtttttaaatgagtagaatgtgtgcttttatttgaaatgcatctctgggttatttctggggcataggaattcattcattatttttttcaaaatatagcccgcccgccccccacaaggtctaagggacggtcgactggcccacggctgaaaaaggttgctgacccctggttagaGTATGGGACAAGGACCTGGgcgatcagggttcaaatccccactcggtcatgaagctcatGGGTTGACCTTGGAGCCCATCACAGTCTCtcaacctacctctcagggttgtggtagggattaactgaggagggggtgaaccatgtactccttggagaaaaaggaggtaAATGCAGtcaataagctcttctgctgaccTGCTTAAGAGGGCTGGAGGGCCCAGCCAGGTGGAGATGCCAGTCACCAACCTGACATCTCCACGTGGTCGCGGTTGGACCAGCGTCAGTCTCAGAACGCACCTGGTGCCGGGGGAAATTTTGTACACTTGATTCCAGGTTAGGATTCAGGTACATCTGCTTGGGGCTCCAGCCGAGCCCTTGTTTGGATGGGAGCAGGGGACTTTATGGAGAGCAGCCAAGACACCTATTGCTtaatacaggggtggccaactccaaagagactgcgatctactcacagagttaaaaactggcagtgatctaccccttttggggtgttcaggtcaaagttgtttagggaggaggaaagtcctgttttttaggggttcaggtcaaagttgttgagattttttaggaaggaggaaggcccatttttaggggttcaggtcagagttgttgagcctttctgaggtgggaagaaagccctgttttggggggtgaaggactaaaatgttgagcatttttaggtaagccaaagttgttgagctcctttggagggagccagtgatctaccagtgatctaccacagacgtccagttatctactggtagatcacgatctacctgttggacatgcctggcttaatATTTCAGCTGCCAAACCCCTGGGAGCCACGTGCCATTGGTGGGCGGGGGCAGGAGCAAAATTGTAGGCAGGGGAGAGCAATGGTTGTAGATTTTAACCTTTCTCAGTATGTAGTCTAGTTTCTGCACCCACCCAACTCTCTCTGTCTTCTATCCAGGAAAGAAGGAGGCATGCAGCAGAGTTCAGGCGTGCATTCTGGCTGGTCAGAAacactcaagggggggggggtcggtgCAAAGCAAgatcagtgaggggtgtggcctgggggagagggggtgtggcctatgCAGAGTCCTGGTTGCCAGGTAGAGAGGTTTGGGGAGGCACATTCGGACCCTGGGCCTGGCATGCCTTCTCTCTCTCGACTCCATGCATACATTTCATAGATGTCTTCCATCTCTCCTCtttctcgccttttctctaaactaaaaagccccaagcaACAACACTTTAATCCCATAGGGCAGTcgctccacacacaccccttgatcAGCTTGGTTGCCCTTTCCTAATGCTATTCCATCTCCTTTTTGAggggtggtgcccagaactgcacacagtggCACAAGCTCAGTCCCCAAAGGAATCCTGAGCCTAAGGATTTATGGCCAGCACTGAAGCTGGCTTGCCTTTCCCCAACCTAAAAGCACTGCACCTGCTTAGTTTGCTTAATTTCTGCACCTAGATTTAGGTACGGAaggttcttcttctgctgctgctgctgctgctgctattattaagcACCTAGGCTTCTGAAACCTTGAGTGCCAGCCGTACTGAGTAACCCATTGCTTTGGCCTTTGTTGGGATCCAGCAGGTTAAAAATAAAAGCTGCCGTCAGGTTGGTCCAGATTTGGAGCTGAGCAGCTGAGAGGGTTGCATTTGAAACAAGAAACTTAGCACACTCTTATTTCAGCCAGGGGTGATTTCCCCCCAGGCGAGGGCTTTGCAAGAACACTGGTCCTTCATTCCTGCAGAACAAGAGCTAGCTTGCGTGCCTATAGTCACCTTAGGCGACACTCGGTTTAATACAGGGGAGTGCCCTAGGATTTTGAGCAAGTTGAGTGGGCGAGATAGAAACTTTCGTGGCCTTATTCGCAATGATGAATTAAGAACAGCTTGTGTCTGATTCAAATCTCACCTGAACCAAGAGCTGTCCtagccagtggcgtagcgtgtgtgtgtgtgtgtgtgtgtgcttccatcgctgggctccattgaaaacagctgtaGGAAAtggcctctccagacaatggaacgacttGTTCTTATCtttgtggctgcaatctcctgaaACACTCAAGGGATTTGAATGCACATGCGTGCTCcatccgtttccctccctccacacagccccgtgcactggcaacccacgctacgccactggcccTAGCAAGCCTTAATACAAATGTAATCACGTTCCTGTCAGGAACAAAACACAACTGGCAACTCTGTTCACAGCAGTGGTGCGACAggcatttcattcccccccctttgtaaAGGAATGGTAGAGTTGCGAAGAAAACTTCAGAAAGGGGCAACCCAAACGatccaagggggtggagcaattcCCTGGCCCATGGGCCAGGAGACAGCTTTGCCtgttgaacagcagcctgaagggggcaGGAGGCTTACTGACTCCACCTGCTgatgatcagccttcaaggactcagaggagaaccagctggctccagccttcttaagcagggCTTACAGCCTCGAGTCAGTGGTGGAAATTTCTGCTTTGCTGCTTGGATCTTtggattccctgacccctggactgtcTGCCATATGTCCGACCTTcggactggacctgactttgcTTATGGGCTCTGTCTCCAGGCAAGTGCCTCTCTGAGACTGGTTGGCTGGCCTCTCGCTCCTCTGTAACAGCCGTGCAagactttgggaggcagagacacaagagggcatcggaggagggagagaaggaaagggacagtgttgcccacagcacccctgaccatcattcaagtcaccccagggtgccacggcacacgggttgaaaaccactggcttaaCTATGAAACCTACTTAGGCAGACTTAAGGCCATTCACACCTCGTTTTAATATGGATCCTTTAATCTAGTCgttccaaaactttttttttccaggCCACTCACTTCCTCCTCGGTCCCCCAGTGCTCCCTGCCACACTAAAACCAGTGGTTTACATGACCTGCTAAGGGAGATAACAGCACGATAAAATTCAAAACGGCGACAATTATAGTACACATTCAGTCAAAGTCCAGTTGAAAGTATTGAGTTTAATTAATTCAGAGAGACTCGTGAACTTGATCCAGCGATACCAGCTTTTCGAAGTCCGATATTCATTTGAACCTCCAGCGTCCCCAGCTCCCCCCCTCACCTATTAGCGCCCCCTGGGTCATCCCACCGACCCTAGGGGGTGGTAGCACCCATTGCTTTGATCCTTTAACACACATATTTTAATTCCCCCTTTGCCCATACAATGTTCGCTGCAAACAGCTGCTGTCCCAAACTTTCACCCTGCTAAACCCTGTGTTTCCCTGTCCTCAGAAAATACGAAAAGGATATTGGCTCCACTTTCaaagcacttctgtcagctttaCGTGGATACCTTTgtccgtttttgtttttgatggGAGTGTTTTTGTGTGGAGCAGCTTCCAGAGAGACAGGGTGGCCTGAACCAGCAAATTGTGGAAAACTGGGGAAATGGGCAGGAAAATTCCAGGTTAAAATCGTGTCCAAATAGAAGCCAGGGAACAAATTGATTAGGCCAAAAGTGCCCTAAGAAAGCAGCGGAGTGAATAGAGACAGAGTGGAATGTGAACAgtttaatttattttcccccaacTATTATGGTCTTTAGGGTTGAAGTCCTTAAGAGGTCAAAAGCACAGGTAAGAGAATAAACTTAGAGATgaactataccaggcatccccaaacttcggccctccagatgttttggactacaattcccatcatccctgaccactggtcctgttagctagggatcatgggagttgtaggacaaaacatctggagggccgcagtttggggatgcctgaactatacCCATTCTTTATTGTCAGTTAACTCTCAATTTTGCTTTGCTTATCAGTGTTTCtccaccttgggtccccagctgttgctggactacaattcccatcatccctagctagcaagactagcCAGGGACTAGCAAGACAGTCAAGAGTGATGGGAGATataggtccaacaacagctggggacacaaggttgagaaacactggcttatatGGACTTATACCTAGATTGCTGcgtgttttgttttcttgtttttggcAATGTTGAACTCATTCTGTTTGTTAAATTGTATTCTGTCAGTTTTGACATGCTCTGTAtttcatatacagtcgtaccttggaagtcaaacggaatccgttccgaatgTCTggaacgttcagaaaccaaggtgcagcttcagattggaaactcctgcagccaatcggaacccgcAGAACCTGCGTCGgaagttcaggttccaaagaacgttcacaaactggaacactcgcttccatgtttgcggcgttcgggagccaaaacattcaagtcgCAAGGCATTCAAATtctgaggtacggctgtattaGCATTctgatgttttgaatgtttgccgCAAGTCACGTCGGGTGTAGCTCATTGTCAAAAAGCGGCAAGAAAGTCAACTCAAATCAGGCAACCGGCGAGAAATTGTTCTGCTCCAAAATGAACTTGATTCTCATTTGCTTCCCCTGAGAGTTACGCAAACTGCTTCTGGGTGTCGTTCAGACATTTCCGATGTGATTTGACAAACTTCGTTAAACCGAACCAACTCATTCCAGGAGGGCTCCCTTTTCCTGCTGCCTCTCCATATCTTCTGATGCCCATTTTGGGTCGACGAGGAGCAGAACAGAGTTTCTAAATGTGGCCGTGCCCCTGATCACAACGCCACAAAGAGGTGCGGGCACTTTGAGCTTCAgcctccaggtctctctctcccGTCCGAAccaccttcttcctcttctgcgcTGAGTGCTGCCGCCGCACCTGCCTTCTCCACCTGCATCTGGTTGTAGTCTCCGATCTGGACCATTTGGGCATTCTGGATTATGAGGTGCGATGGAGGTGCCCCAGACATGAGCCCCGGGGAACCCCGGGAGAACACATATGGATGGGAGAGTTGATCAGGCCCCAGCTGAGGTTGAGGCCTTTCAGAGTAGAAAAATGGCTGCGAGCCCTGGTCAGGTGGGGCTTGCAGCCCCAGAAAGCCCCTCTGCGAGGGCATCGGACCTTGCGAACTGACCCTGAGGGCCAACAGGCGCTGCAGGGCCTGGCTGTAATCGCTCTGctgctccttcaagcgctcctggTTCCGGATCTGCCTTGAGATATCCCACAGGGCCCTCTTCTCCCGGATCACCGCTGGGGAGAACGTTTTCTTGACCCGCCTGGCAAAGACGGGCGAGGTCTCATCCAGCGGCACGATCGCCGCAAGCAGGCAAGGCATCTCTCGCCTCTTCATGGGGCTCTCTTTGGCAATGAAGGGCACCACCGAGTTGGTCTTGCAGAAGCGCTGGAAGGAGTCCATCAAGGCCACGTTTGCCTGGAAGGCGCAGAAGCGGCTCTTGAAGTTCTCCGTCATGAGGAGGAGGGTGAAGGCAGAGTTATCCAGGGCATCCTGGAAGCAGCTGAGCTGGCAGTGCCCAGGGACCAGGAAGTCCTCGCTGACAGTCGCCCCGTCGGCAACGCCCAGGGCCTCCAGCCGCTCCCTCACCTGGCAGGCGACTGTCTCGTCTTCGGGGGCATGGACCACAACGAAAGTGAAGAAGGGTTGCTCCTCAGCTGGCAGATCTGTCGAGGGGGGTCCTGAtgaacgaggaggaggagggccagaGCTTGAAGAGGACCCAGTCTCCAAGCTCTGCTTCGGGGAAGAGGAATCTTCCACGGTTCTTGGAACAAACGTTGCAGAAAGTGCTAAACCAGGCAGAGGTGTGGGTGGCGCTTGTGAGTTTTGGAACGAACCTCCTGCACAACCCTGCGGTTCCGAGGCCACCAGACTTCGGGGTTCCCTGTTTTCTCCATCTTCCAGCGGCTGCGTACTTTTATGGGGAGGCTGAACCGACAAGCCAGAATGGTTGCCTCTGGAATCGCTGGTTTGCCTGGTTTTCTCCTGGTCTTGCACAACGGGCTCTGCTGGTCTCCCAGAGCAAGAATTGGCTGGAAACTCAACAGCGGCTCCCCCTTCTCCTTGCTGCACCAGGGAGCCGGGGCCACTGCCACACAGCTTGCTGGGCTCAGGGACACCATGCTGAATGGAATGGGTGAGGAACGGCAACGTTGGAGACTGGCTGATCTCCAGGTGGCTGAGCAGCGAAGCCGGGCTGCCCGTGGAGCGCAGAGGCTGGATTTCGGAGGGAGCCCAGGAACGCAAAACTGGCATGGGCGAGCtctttgctgctccagagggaggCCTCCCCACACCGCATCTTGGAGTGCTGAAGGTGTTGCTTGCCGCCGCAGGCATGAAATCCAGCCCGCACTTCTGCTGAGCTTCGCTCAAGAGGCTCTCGAAAGTAGACCTTGGGACATCACTCTCAAGGAAAGCCTTGATGGCGATACGGTAAGCCTCGTCTCTGGCCAGGGGCCCACAGAGCTTTTCCTCTACTAATAACGAATAGATCCGGGCCACAGCCAGCGCCACTTCTGCATCCTGGTTTAAGGGGGCTGGATCGGCCCTGCTGGCTGCAGAGCTCTGCTGGTGGTTCTTGTAGATGTCTGCCACGGCAGCACAATTCTCCAACGCTTCCAGGCTCAGTCTGGCCTCCGTCTCTCTGCCCAGGGTCAAGAGGATCATGGCCTGTAGGAGCCTGCAACTCTTCCCACCTTGCCGGCTGTAGCTCAGCTTGTGTTTGTACTGGACCAGTCTCTCTCCCGGGATTGTGGCCAAGACCCTGAAGATGCCCTCCATGCTCGGAGGTGCCGTACAGCCCTCTGCTGTCTTGGCGAACGGTTTGGCGAGGCCAACGCCCCAGTTGGAAGAGCATCTTGGGGCCTGGAGGGGTGGAAGCGTGGCAGCAGAGGGAGGTTCTCCACCATGCCGGCAGGCCATCAGCCTTTTCCCAGTGAGATTTTGTCCACCACCTCTTACTCAGATCTTCACCGAAACTTTCGAGAAATAGGAGACGTCATCAGCCCACCATCTTTgccctctggttttttttggtttggtgTTTTGTCTTCTGTGCAAACCTGCAAGGTAAAAGGTGGAGGAAATATTGGGAACATCTCTGGGTCTTGACAAGCCTCATTTATGCCCTGGATTAATGGCTTAGAAAACAAtgaatcagtggttcccaaacctttggTCCTTAAGAACCATCAAGAATTGGTCTTGTTTTATATGTACTTCTTGATCTcgtgtttttaactgctttttaattATCTTATCTttcaaatggaaataaataaaaacgttATAATAAATGAATTCATTatgattaataaataataataaattgttaagGGTCCTGGCAGACGATTTagtgggttttctttctttctttctgaggtTTAGCAATTTTAGCAAATTAACTGATTTTCAGTTGTGTTTTTTGCCACTCCTTTTATGTCACGTCACGCTGCGCTGCAGGTTTAAGTCCATGGAATTCAAACCGTAgatgcaataaaatgcaatgtaagaAATGAAAGTAGCAATAAAAACCCAGCTGAAAATCAGTTAAGAGTACTTGCTGCAATGGGTGTGCCATCTCCCATCTTCAGCCACAAATCTGCACACCGACTGATGAAGCTCATGGGCAACTAATGGTCCACGGAGCAAAGTCTGGGAGCCCAAATAAATACGTCCCAAGCTTCTATTTCCAGTGTTCAGCCTGTGAGTGCCAATGTTTATATAGCCAAAATGGTACCACCCACATTCATATATATCTTCCAATATATGAAAGGCTATAGCGCGTTAAGATGCAGCAaatttctctcctcctgctgctccaga includes:
- the TICAM1 gene encoding TIR domain-containing adapter molecule 1 — translated: MACRHGGEPPSAATLPPLQAPRCSSNWGVGLAKPFAKTAEGCTAPPSMEGIFRVLATIPGERLVQYKHKLSYSRQGGKSCRLLQAMILLTLGRETEARLSLEALENCAAVADIYKNHQQSSAASRADPAPLNQDAEVALAVARIYSLLVEEKLCGPLARDEAYRIAIKAFLESDVPRSTFESLLSEAQQKCGLDFMPAAASNTFSTPRCGVGRPPSGAAKSSPMPVLRSWAPSEIQPLRSTGSPASLLSHLEISQSPTLPFLTHSIQHGVPEPSKLCGSGPGSLVQQGEGGAAVEFPANSCSGRPAEPVVQDQEKTRQTSDSRGNHSGLSVQPPHKSTQPLEDGENREPRSLVASEPQGCAGGSFQNSQAPPTPLPGLALSATFVPRTVEDSSSPKQSLETGSSSSSGPPPPRSSGPPSTDLPAEEQPFFTFVVVHAPEDETVACQVRERLEALGVADGATVSEDFLVPGHCQLSCFQDALDNSAFTLLLMTENFKSRFCAFQANVALMDSFQRFCKTNSVVPFIAKESPMKRREMPCLLAAIVPLDETSPVFARRVKKTFSPAVIREKRALWDISRQIRNQERLKEQQSDYSQALQRLLALRVSSQGPMPSQRGFLGLQAPPDQGSQPFFYSERPQPQLGPDQLSHPYVFSRGSPGLMSGAPPSHLIIQNAQMVQIGDYNQMQVEKAGAAAALSAEEEEGGSDGRERPGG